The following are encoded together in the Brassica napus cultivar Da-Ae chromosome A9, Da-Ae, whole genome shotgun sequence genome:
- the LOC106366301 gene encoding OVARIAN TUMOR DOMAIN-containing deubiquitinating enzyme 7 isoform X2, translated as MAKAKQQKSSKPKKQPRQVENKKKKKEGKDCDLSQFRAQLDALGLKIIQVTADGNCFFRSLADQLEGNEDEHSKYRSMVVQYIVNREMFEPFIEDDVPFEDYCKTMDDDGTWAGNMELQAASLVTRSNICIHRSMSPRWYIRNFDDARTRMIHLSYHDGEHYNSVRSKEDACGGPARPVVIEADAKVSAASKQAKATESKSKTRSDKCDVDAGAVKVVMSGSCCDNAEKAEQVLVQVNGDVDAAIEFLIAEQGMESLTENAAEITNGKEASDSTMESNEATNEEESSSCSNIETVLAKCSLQNDEKIPRNKACPCGSKKKYKSCCGTATGRSSVKLLVSQTMESKKGRKNPRRGTSNEVETNAPDVGALCI; from the exons ATGGCAAAAGCTAAGCAGCAAAAATCATCTAAGCCTAAGAAACAACCGCGTCAG GtggagaataagaagaagaagaaggaaggaaAGGATTGTGATCTCTCTCAGTTCCGTGCTCAGCTCGACGCCTTGGGGCTTAAGATCATCCAAGTCACCGCCGACGGTAATTGCTTCTTCAG GTCACTTGCAGATCAGTTAGAAGGCAACGAGGATGAACATAGCAAGTACCGTAGCATGGTTGTACAGTACATAGTG AATCGTGAAATGTTTGAGCCTTTTATTGAAGACGATGTTCCTTTTGAGGATTACTGTAAAACAATGGACGATGATGGGACTTGGGCTGGGAACATGGAGTTGCAAGCAGCTTCTCTTGTCACTCGTAGTAACATATGTATCCACagg AGTATGTCACCTCGTTGGTATATACGAAACTTTGATGATGCAAGAACCCGCATGATCCATCT GTCTTACCACGATGGGGAACATTATAATAGTGTGCGTTCCAAGGAAGATGCTTGTGGAGGACCAGCTAGGCCTGTTGTTATAGAG GCTGATGCTAAAGTATCGGCAGCATCTAAACAAGCGAAAGCCACGGAGAGCAAGTCGAAAACCAGAAGTGATAAGTGTGATGTGGATGCTGGGGCTGTTAAAGTAGTCATGTCTGGTAGTTGTTGTGACAATGCTGAGAAAGCTGAACAG GTTCTAGTACAAGTAAATGGTGATGTGGATGCTGCGATAGAGTTTTTGATAGCAGAGCAAGGAATGGAGTCTTTGACTGAAAATGCAGCAGAGATCACTAATGGGAAGGAAGCGAGTGACAGTACAATGGAAAGCAATGAGGCTACCAATGAGGAGGAGTCATCTAGCTGCAGTAACATAGAGACAGTCCTTGCCAAGTGCAGCTTACAGAACGATGAGAAG ATCCCAAGGAATAAGGCATGTCCATGTGGTTCTAAGAAGAAATACAAGTCCTGCTGCGGAACAGCAACTGGGAGATCCTCTGTTAAACTGTTAGT GAGCCAAACAATGGAGTCAAAGAAGGGGAGAAAGAATCCAAGGAGAGGAACATCGAATGAAGTTGAAACAAATGCGCCAGATGTGGGTGCTCTTTGTATATAA
- the LOC106364166 gene encoding protein ENHANCED PSEUDOMONAS SUSCEPTIBILITY 1-like, which produces MEDLVVKSTSIVRPRNIANQSISDRVKKINLTPWDLLRLSFCYPQRGLFFHKPDDLDIDTILSKLKTSLSIALNHFYPLAGRLVKEVNEEDHTVSYFISCCDDGSGSGGVKFIHAAAKTLANSDLVKSGFVDGLLGSFFFPATGIKNYQGVSNPLLMVQVTELKDGIFISYGYNHTVADGNSIWKFINAWSEICSKGSGSVPMDLCLKGWFLDRIEYPIRVQDPEIEQPSKDASTTSNMLQEIVFRLTKENVLKLKAKANDEVVSKEDGEISSFQAVLGHIWRSRVKHGGMSREEGTHCRVPIDMRQRLNPKLKENCFGNLVHTGVVTVKVGEMLDHGLGWLAQKINKVVRSQTNENVKAFGENWVKNVEIPVSVSATLLVTSCPWFNVYGNDFGWGKPIGLRSGPPLSNGKLVVVQGVEEGGLEFQACFPCQVVVKLLCDAEFLEYVDIAS; this is translated from the coding sequence ATGGAAGATTTGGTGGTGAAGTCAACGAGCATTGTGCGTCCCAGAAACATTGCTAACCAATCAATATCAGATCGTGTGAAGAAGATCAATCTGACTCCATGGGATCTCTTGCGTCTTAGTTTTTGTTATCCTCAAAGAGGTCTCTTCTTTCACAAACCTGACGATTTAGATATTGATACAATCCTCTCAAAGCTAAAAACTTCACTCTCTATTGCTCTCAATCACTTTTACCCTTTGGCTGGTCGTCTTGTCAAAGAAGTCAACGAAGAGGATCACACTGTCTCCTATTTCATCAGCTGCTGCGATGATGGTTCCGGTTCGGGTGGCGTAAAGTTCATTCATGCTGCAGCTAAAACACTCGCCAACAGTGATCTGGTTAAGTCCGGTTTTGTCGATGGATTGCTTGGTTCTTTCTTTTTCCCTGCGACAGGAATCAAGAACTATCAAGGTGTGTCAAACCCTTTACTTATGGTGCAAGTAACTGAATTAAAAGATGGCATTTTCATCAGTTATGGCTATAATCATACCGTTGCTGATGGCAACTCGATTTGGAAATTCATCAATGCATGGTCAGAGATTTGCTCCAAGGGTTCTGGATCTGTCCCCATGGATCTTTGTCTCAAAGGTTGGTTTCTTGATCGTATCGAATATCCAATCCGAGTTCAAGATCCTGAAATAGAACAGCCTAGTAAGGATGCTTCAACAACATCAAACATGTTACAAGAGATTGTGTTTCGTCTTACAAAGGAGAATGTGTTAAAACTGAAAGCTAAAGCTAACGATGAAGTTGTGTCcaaagaagatggagagatctCTTCGTTTCAAGCGGTTTTAGGACATATATGGCGTTCAAGGGTCAAACACGGTGGCATGAGCCGAGAAGAAGGCACACATTGTAGAGTACCAATAGACATGAGACAGAGGCTAAACCCAAAGCTAAAAGAAAACTGTTTCGGGAACTTGGTTCATACCGGAGTAGTAACCGTTAAAGTTGGGGAGATGCTGGACCATGGGTTAGGCTGGTTGGCTCAGAAGATAAACAAAGTGGTTAGGTCACAAACCAATGAAAATGTTAAAGCATTTGGAGAGAATTGGGTCAAGAATGTTGAGATTCCGGTTTCGGTTAGCGCCACTCTGCTTGTTACTAGTTGTCCCTGGTTTAATGTGTATGGAAACGATTTTGGGTGGGGTAAACCGATTGGTTTACGTTCTGGACCGCCACTTAGCAATGGGAAACTAGTAGTTGTTCAAGGGGTGGAAGAAGGAGGTCTTGAATTTCAAGCTTGTTTTCCTTGTCAAGTAGTTGTAAAACTATTATGTGATGCCGAGTTTCTGGAGTATGTGGACATTGCTTCATGA
- the LOC106366301 gene encoding OVARIAN TUMOR DOMAIN-containing deubiquitinating enzyme 7 isoform X1 — protein sequence MAKAKQQKSSKPKKQPRQVENKKKKKEGKDCDLSQFRAQLDALGLKIIQVTADGNCFFRSLADQLEGNEDEHSKYRSMVVQYIVKNREMFEPFIEDDVPFEDYCKTMDDDGTWAGNMELQAASLVTRSNICIHRSMSPRWYIRNFDDARTRMIHLSYHDGEHYNSVRSKEDACGGPARPVVIEADAKVSAASKQAKATESKSKTRSDKCDVDAGAVKVVMSGSCCDNAEKAEQVLVQVNGDVDAAIEFLIAEQGMESLTENAAEITNGKEASDSTMESNEATNEEESSSCSNIETVLAKCSLQNDEKIPRNKACPCGSKKKYKSCCGTATGRSSVKLLVSQTMESKKGRKNPRRGTSNEVETNAPDVGALCI from the exons ATGGCAAAAGCTAAGCAGCAAAAATCATCTAAGCCTAAGAAACAACCGCGTCAG GtggagaataagaagaagaagaaggaaggaaAGGATTGTGATCTCTCTCAGTTCCGTGCTCAGCTCGACGCCTTGGGGCTTAAGATCATCCAAGTCACCGCCGACGGTAATTGCTTCTTCAG GTCACTTGCAGATCAGTTAGAAGGCAACGAGGATGAACATAGCAAGTACCGTAGCATGGTTGTACAGTACATAGTG AAGAATCGTGAAATGTTTGAGCCTTTTATTGAAGACGATGTTCCTTTTGAGGATTACTGTAAAACAATGGACGATGATGGGACTTGGGCTGGGAACATGGAGTTGCAAGCAGCTTCTCTTGTCACTCGTAGTAACATATGTATCCACagg AGTATGTCACCTCGTTGGTATATACGAAACTTTGATGATGCAAGAACCCGCATGATCCATCT GTCTTACCACGATGGGGAACATTATAATAGTGTGCGTTCCAAGGAAGATGCTTGTGGAGGACCAGCTAGGCCTGTTGTTATAGAG GCTGATGCTAAAGTATCGGCAGCATCTAAACAAGCGAAAGCCACGGAGAGCAAGTCGAAAACCAGAAGTGATAAGTGTGATGTGGATGCTGGGGCTGTTAAAGTAGTCATGTCTGGTAGTTGTTGTGACAATGCTGAGAAAGCTGAACAG GTTCTAGTACAAGTAAATGGTGATGTGGATGCTGCGATAGAGTTTTTGATAGCAGAGCAAGGAATGGAGTCTTTGACTGAAAATGCAGCAGAGATCACTAATGGGAAGGAAGCGAGTGACAGTACAATGGAAAGCAATGAGGCTACCAATGAGGAGGAGTCATCTAGCTGCAGTAACATAGAGACAGTCCTTGCCAAGTGCAGCTTACAGAACGATGAGAAG ATCCCAAGGAATAAGGCATGTCCATGTGGTTCTAAGAAGAAATACAAGTCCTGCTGCGGAACAGCAACTGGGAGATCCTCTGTTAAACTGTTAGT GAGCCAAACAATGGAGTCAAAGAAGGGGAGAAAGAATCCAAGGAGAGGAACATCGAATGAAGTTGAAACAAATGCGCCAGATGTGGGTGCTCTTTGTATATAA